A single window of Caldimicrobium thiodismutans DNA harbors:
- a CDS encoding ATP-binding protein, with amino-acid sequence MEREDEKPFRVIYPFTAIVDQEELKLALILNVIDPLIGGVLIMGEKGTGKSTVVRALADLLPPLEVINCPFRCSPHGPYCDLCKEKLERGEPLEKIKVKMEMVELPLGITEDRLLGSIDLEYALITGKKKFEPGLLARANQNFLYIDEVNLLEDHIVDLLLDSAAMGINRVEREGISFTHPARFVLVGTMNPEEGELRPQFLDRFGLCVEVHAIKDKELRKEILKRRLSFDTDPESFINLWRKEQENLAKKIYLAKENLSKVKVPEEIYEKVVEITTELKLDGHRGDLTWIKASRALASLEGKEKITKEELKRTGLMVLRHRLKRLPFEDIEREKERLYELLERL; translated from the coding sequence TTGGAAAGAGAAGATGAAAAACCTTTTAGGGTAATCTATCCCTTTACAGCCATTGTGGATCAGGAAGAACTTAAACTCGCTCTTATTTTAAATGTGATTGATCCTCTAATTGGCGGAGTTCTCATTATGGGAGAAAAGGGAACCGGGAAAAGCACTGTAGTTAGGGCTCTGGCTGATCTTCTTCCACCCCTTGAGGTAATTAATTGCCCTTTTCGATGCTCTCCCCATGGTCCTTACTGTGATCTCTGCAAGGAGAAACTTGAAAGGGGAGAACCCCTGGAAAAAATCAAGGTAAAAATGGAAATGGTTGAACTTCCCTTGGGTATTACTGAAGATCGCCTTCTTGGAAGCATTGATCTTGAATATGCCCTTATCACTGGAAAGAAAAAGTTTGAACCCGGCCTTCTTGCCAGAGCAAACCAGAATTTTCTATATATTGATGAAGTTAACCTTCTTGAGGATCATATTGTAGATCTTCTTCTTGATTCAGCTGCTATGGGGATAAACCGGGTGGAAAGAGAGGGAATTTCCTTTACCCATCCTGCCCGTTTTGTGCTTGTGGGAACCATGAATCCTGAAGAGGGCGAACTTAGACCTCAATTTCTTGATCGCTTTGGCCTCTGTGTGGAGGTGCATGCCATAAAAGATAAAGAGCTTCGTAAAGAGATTCTAAAAAGGCGTCTTTCCTTTGATACAGACCCAGAAAGTTTCATAAATCTCTGGAGAAAGGAGCAGGAAAACCTTGCAAAAAAAATTTATCTTGCCAAGGAAAATCTGTCAAAGGTTAAAGTTCCTGAAGAGATCTATGAAAAGGTAGTTGAAATAACAACAGAGTTAAAACTTGATGGCCACAGAGGGGATCTCACCTGGATTAAGGCAAGTAGAGCCCTTGCATCCCTTGAGGGAAAGGAAAAGATTACCAAGGAAGAACTCAAAAGGACAGGACTTATGGTTTTAAGGCACCGACTTAAAAGACTTCCCTTTGAAGACATAGAAAGGGAAAAGGAGAGACTCTATGAACTTTTGGAAAGACTTTGA
- a CDS encoding VWA domain-containing protein: MNFWKDFEETFFPEIKGNLSVKLALVLNLIDPNCSGALILGESGTGKSKLLINFYKMAKALSLPCEYLPLGVSEENLLGGLDLERTLEKGEIINFEGILSKVKGGYLLVDDLYLLSESLLSIIFSKIHTFTLIATHNPLEGEINPHYLEKIGLIAFTEAFGNRALRKDLLKEKFNLNDEKEPSQRALRKIILVRNLLKRVKIPESMWEKAVNLALKEGALSHRSEIILLLSARAFTALKNEESIKEEYLSFLAPLVFTHRKKLKEEKPVEPKQRDIESKGEKKEESQRREIKPEESPKDEKVGNFNFSMDTKGKVSEEKGEEERENLQKPSSSKEEVFPIIMPQGVSEFLLKGKKVGSHGKRLLGKSQSSSFRKIGIKFQGERREIDLYETLKASLPYQKVRGFNGKIIIKKEDLRFSKREGKGRTLLLLVVDGSGSMGVHQRMKYVKGVIFHFLKSSYRRRDRVAIIVFRKFGAELLVPPSNSLEFAYRVLKDLPVGGNTPLSAGLELAKKTIKIYKSSHPQDHILLLLFTDGKANIPIKPKGDPWKEIKILSEEIAKIKGITGIVIDTEKERELIRFELAKDLAKMLRAHYFKMENLSETTLVKILRIAN, encoded by the coding sequence ATGAACTTTTGGAAAGACTTTGAAGAGACCTTTTTTCCAGAAATAAAGGGAAATCTGAGTGTAAAACTTGCCTTAGTGCTTAATCTCATTGATCCAAATTGTAGCGGAGCACTAATTCTTGGAGAGTCTGGCACAGGAAAATCAAAACTTCTTATAAACTTTTACAAAATGGCCAAGGCCTTAAGTTTACCCTGTGAATATCTTCCCCTGGGGGTGAGTGAAGAAAATCTTCTTGGAGGCCTTGATCTTGAAAGAACCTTAGAAAAAGGAGAAATTATCAACTTTGAAGGGATTTTATCTAAGGTTAAAGGGGGATATTTACTTGTAGATGACCTTTATCTTCTCTCTGAATCCCTTCTATCTATTATTTTTAGTAAGATCCATACTTTTACCCTTATTGCTACCCATAATCCCCTTGAGGGTGAGATAAACCCCCATTACCTTGAAAAAATAGGACTTATTGCCTTTACTGAGGCCTTTGGAAATAGAGCGCTTCGCAAGGATCTACTGAAAGAAAAATTTAATTTAAATGATGAGAAAGAGCCCTCTCAAAGGGCCCTAAGAAAAATAATTCTGGTAAGAAATCTTTTAAAAAGGGTAAAGATCCCTGAGTCTATGTGGGAAAAGGCAGTAAATCTTGCCTTAAAAGAAGGGGCTCTATCCCACCGAAGTGAAATCATCCTTCTTCTCTCTGCAAGAGCCTTTACAGCTTTAAAAAATGAAGAGTCCATAAAAGAGGAGTATCTCTCCTTCCTAGCACCCTTAGTCTTCACCCATAGAAAAAAATTAAAAGAAGAAAAACCTGTAGAACCTAAACAAAGGGATATAGAGAGCAAAGGAGAAAAAAAAGAGGAGTCTCAAAGAAGAGAAATTAAGCCTGAAGAGAGCCCTAAGGATGAAAAAGTGGGAAATTTCAATTTTTCAATGGATACAAAAGGTAAGGTAAGTGAAGAAAAAGGAGAAGAAGAAAGGGAAAATCTTCAAAAGCCATCTTCTTCTAAGGAAGAAGTTTTCCCAATAATTATGCCTCAAGGGGTTTCTGAATTTCTTCTCAAGGGCAAAAAGGTGGGTTCCCATGGGAAAAGGCTTTTGGGAAAGAGCCAATCATCATCCTTTCGCAAAATAGGAATAAAATTCCAGGGTGAAAGAAGGGAAATTGACCTTTACGAGACTCTCAAAGCAAGCCTTCCCTATCAAAAAGTCAGAGGCTTTAATGGAAAAATAATCATTAAGAAAGAGGATTTAAGATTTTCAAAAAGAGAGGGAAAGGGAAGGACTCTTCTTTTGCTTGTTGTAGATGGTTCTGGTTCTATGGGAGTTCATCAGCGAATGAAATATGTAAAGGGAGTTATTTTTCATTTTCTTAAGTCTTCTTACAGGAGGCGAGATAGAGTGGCTATCATAGTTTTTAGAAAATTTGGAGCCGAGCTTCTTGTTCCACCCAGTAATTCCCTTGAGTTTGCCTATAGAGTCCTTAAGGACCTTCCAGTAGGAGGAAATACTCCCCTTTCTGCAGGGCTTGAACTTGCAAAGAAAACGATAAAAATTTATAAGTCTTCCCATCCCCAAGATCATATCTTGCTTCTTCTTTTTACAGATGGCAAAGCCAATATCCCCATTAAGCCAAAGGGGGACCCCTGGAAAGAGATAAAAATTTTATCTGAAGAAATTGCAAAAATTAAGGGAATTACGGGTATTGTTATTGATACAGAAAAGGAAAGAGAGCTTATCCGTTTTGAACTTGCAAAAGACCTTGCTAAAATGCTAAGAGCTCACTACTTTAAGATGGAAAATTTAAGTGAAACCACTTTAGTAAAAATTTTAAGAATTGCCAATTAA
- the exbB gene encoding TonB-system energizer ExbB has product MESLKYVIDYGIIGVLLFMSVISFALFLERRSTFKKIKLEKFRHKKELEMELTKGLYVIATVGSNAPYVGLLGTVLGIMLTFYQIGETGLADTAKIMQGLALALKATAVGLMVAIPNIVMYNYLLRKVKEILSSFEIKQGEE; this is encoded by the coding sequence ATGGAGAGTTTGAAATATGTAATTGACTATGGAATTATTGGGGTTCTTCTTTTTATGAGTGTTATTTCCTTTGCCCTTTTTCTTGAAAGAAGAAGCACCTTTAAAAAAATAAAACTTGAAAAATTTAGACATAAAAAAGAGCTTGAGATGGAACTTACCAAGGGACTTTATGTGATAGCAACCGTGGGATCAAATGCTCCTTATGTGGGGCTTCTTGGAACGGTGCTTGGAATTATGCTTACTTTTTATCAGATAGGAGAAACTGGTCTTGCCGATACTGCAAAGATTATGCAGGGCCTTGCTTTAGCCTTAAAGGCCACAGCCGTTGGCCTAATGGTTGCTATTCCAAATATTGTAATGTATAACTACCTTCTGCGAAAGGTAAAGGAAATCCTCTCCTCCTTTGAAATTAAGCAAGGTGAGGAATAA
- a CDS encoding ExbD/TolR family protein, giving the protein MEEKEFDNINVIPLVDIMLVLLTIVLVTATFISIKALPLKLPETKYTKELPQKRAIELTATKDGKIIYEDKEITLKDLEMLLSSLSEETPIVINIDRDSAVQNLVNLLDLLKKYHLSRISIKTIQK; this is encoded by the coding sequence ATGGAAGAAAAAGAATTTGATAACATTAATGTAATCCCCCTTGTGGATATTATGCTGGTTTTGTTAACCATTGTGCTTGTTACCGCAACTTTTATCTCCATTAAAGCCCTACCTCTAAAACTTCCGGAAACAAAATATACCAAAGAGCTTCCCCAAAAAAGAGCTATAGAATTAACAGCCACAAAGGATGGGAAAATAATCTATGAAGATAAAGAGATCACTTTAAAGGACCTTGAAATGCTTCTTAGCTCCCTATCAGAAGAAACTCCCATAGTGATAAATATTGATAGGGATTCTGCAGTTCAAAATCTTGTTAATCTTTTAGACTTGTTAAAAAAATACCACCTAAGTAGGATATCTATAAAAACCATTCAAAAGTGA
- a CDS encoding energy transducer TonB, with translation MLSFRALSLSSLLHFLFLLGSYFLFLGLYQAPSKEILEIDLSEMHFQEIKDENTSFESQAKHSTLKSISKATPKKEEKTEKIEQTPKVLDPDQGKVILKEEVKEKISHEDSPDQVKNVAFHGSALSQVSAQSFKEVSSVEKGGIGHGSKDGETRVTKISHGEEGGSKYDREKQYLSQKLHIISELLRKHLEYPYLARRMGWQGDLVLSFVLTPSGEIKEIKIQKSTGFDVLDRAAKETLLKVSKYFPRPEVEVRIKVPISFKLN, from the coding sequence ATGCTTTCTTTCAGAGCTTTAAGCCTATCTTCGCTTTTGCATTTTCTTTTCCTTTTGGGCTCTTATTTTCTTTTTTTGGGGCTCTATCAAGCACCCTCAAAGGAGATTCTTGAGATCGATCTTTCTGAGATGCATTTTCAAGAAATAAAAGATGAGAATACTTCTTTTGAGTCTCAAGCAAAGCACTCTACATTAAAGTCTATATCAAAGGCAACTCCAAAGAAGGAGGAAAAAACTGAAAAAATAGAGCAAACTCCCAAAGTTTTAGATCCAGATCAAGGGAAGGTGATTTTAAAAGAGGAGGTCAAGGAGAAGATTTCCCATGAAGACTCACCGGATCAGGTTAAAAATGTGGCTTTTCATGGTTCAGCTCTTTCACAGGTTTCAGCTCAGAGCTTTAAGGAGGTTTCTTCTGTTGAGAAAGGGGGAATAGGCCATGGCTCAAAAGATGGGGAAACCAGGGTTACAAAAATCTCCCATGGAGAGGAGGGGGGCTCTAAATATGACAGAGAAAAGCAATATCTTTCCCAGAAATTACATATTATTTCAGAGCTTCTCAGAAAGCATCTTGAGTATCCCTATCTTGCAAGGCGTATGGGCTGGCAGGGGGATCTGGTGTTAAGCTTTGTGCTCACTCCCTCTGGTGAGATTAAAGAGATTAAAATTCAGAAATCCACAGGATTTGATGTGCTTGACAGAGCTGCCAAAGAAACCCTGCTTAAGGTCTCAAAATATTTCCCGAGACCAGAGGTTGAAGTAAGAATAAAAGTTCCTATAAGTTTTAAGTTAAATTGA
- a CDS encoding bifunctional diguanylate cyclase/phosphodiesterase, giving the protein MSLTFGICPCDTERNPEYWQNFTKILTNLFQKEFKPYTFKSFEQELTFLQEKEPDLYLASPDVAILLMEKDYIPLFRLAGEEDKLILVCLKNFRKGKKVFKVGLPELNFFYLGILLSSLPIENIDIVFVKCFKEGLEKLYNKEIDFLFLYERFFNDLPQNQKEFLKIEETISVPFYHFLMFKKAFYQKYKDFIDKIENIDHFEKASKEEVQRLNRILKKILFLSIFFRNKSILENLLDHPGLIIAAYQDRFIFSNKGGLEVTGYTLEEILNMSPLDLVYEEDRPLAEKILKRRLKGQKFPFFYPDLRIKHKSGKIIHLFCYTQTIHYNNKPTGLIIGIDITREKQLETFNKILKKINEIIIKSNQEKEIFENLCKTLTETFHLELTWIGKIEKEDPIITFIYSYGKEIDFPKKLCIPYLQNLKETHPALIALKKGEITINEYTPKFPFPEDFKEEMLKRNFLSCVAIPFFKYGKSYGVLSLISSVPYFFTEEIREILVEIQKDISFALEKIELQKEHQLLFHVIEQSKEWVVITDQNGTILYGSPFVSEISGYSPDEIRGKNPRIFKSGLHSQEFYKKLWDTILSGKTFSTVIINRTKDGSLFKLEEAIHPIKLPDGEIRFIAIGKDVTKEEYLIKEIEYFKFYDPLTGLYNFPTFSFKVNEKIAEDKNRLSALLLLDIQNLSWINYTYGVTGGDEVIKEVAKRLKSILSEKDIIGRAGGDEFALWIFDLPRIEIINKIVEKIKFSFQKPIIFENNFIKLEYNLGLVLYPRDGSSFEELYEKATLTLNTAKKENITFKFYNSELGKQFEKFIKTEEIIQKAFKKNLFIFYYQPYIELSNYKIAGVEALVRIKEDEKLYPPSEFIDYLENSPYLRLFEDWVLQKASEQIKKWNFNFSINISARTFFEENFIYRIKKLPKDNYPYLCLEITERTVIRDINKAKEILTILKDTENSIKIALDDFGTGYSSLIHLKELPVDIIKIDRSFISDMMFDKKVMSLVKGLIDLAHSFGIKVCAEGVETKEQLQALDIMGCDYAMGFYISKPLPEEEIERLLFSKERLKLL; this is encoded by the coding sequence ATGTCTCTTACATTTGGAATCTGTCCTTGTGACACGGAGAGAAATCCAGAGTACTGGCAAAATTTTACAAAAATATTAACGAATCTCTTTCAAAAAGAATTTAAGCCCTATACATTTAAATCCTTTGAACAGGAGCTTACTTTTTTGCAAGAAAAAGAGCCTGATCTTTATCTTGCCTCTCCAGATGTAGCTATCCTTTTAATGGAAAAGGATTACATCCCCCTTTTTCGGTTGGCAGGTGAAGAGGATAAGCTAATTCTTGTATGCCTCAAAAATTTTCGTAAAGGTAAAAAAGTCTTTAAAGTTGGTCTTCCTGAGCTTAATTTCTTTTATCTTGGAATTCTGCTTTCTTCTTTACCCATTGAAAATATTGATATAGTCTTTGTCAAATGTTTTAAGGAAGGACTTGAAAAACTCTATAATAAGGAGATTGACTTTTTATTTTTGTATGAGCGCTTTTTTAATGATCTTCCTCAGAATCAAAAAGAATTTCTTAAAATAGAGGAAACAATCTCCGTTCCCTTTTACCATTTTCTTATGTTTAAAAAGGCTTTCTATCAAAAATATAAAGATTTTATAGATAAAATTGAAAATATAGACCATTTTGAAAAGGCCTCTAAAGAGGAAGTTCAAAGACTTAATAGGATCTTAAAAAAAATTCTTTTTTTATCCATTTTCTTCAGAAATAAATCTATACTTGAAAATCTTTTAGATCACCCTGGACTTATAATAGCAGCCTATCAAGATCGATTCATCTTCAGTAATAAGGGTGGCCTTGAAGTTACTGGCTATACCCTTGAAGAGATATTAAACATGAGCCCCCTTGATCTTGTCTATGAAGAGGATAGGCCTTTAGCTGAAAAAATACTCAAAAGAAGACTTAAAGGTCAAAAATTTCCTTTTTTCTATCCAGATTTAAGAATAAAACACAAATCTGGGAAAATAATTCACCTTTTTTGTTATACCCAAACGATACATTATAACAATAAACCCACAGGTCTTATCATCGGAATTGATATTACTCGTGAGAAACAGCTTGAGACCTTTAATAAAATTCTCAAAAAAATTAACGAAATTATTATAAAATCTAATCAGGAAAAAGAGATTTTTGAAAATTTATGTAAGACCCTTACTGAGACCTTTCATCTTGAGCTTACCTGGATTGGAAAAATAGAAAAGGAAGACCCTATTATTACTTTTATTTACTCTTATGGTAAAGAAATAGACTTTCCAAAAAAATTATGTATTCCTTACTTACAAAACTTAAAAGAAACTCATCCAGCTCTTATTGCCTTAAAAAAAGGAGAAATAACTATTAATGAATATACACCTAAATTTCCATTTCCTGAAGATTTTAAAGAGGAAATGCTTAAAAGAAATTTTCTTTCTTGTGTAGCTATCCCCTTTTTCAAATATGGAAAATCCTATGGTGTATTAAGCCTCATTTCTTCTGTTCCTTATTTTTTTACCGAAGAAATAAGAGAGATTTTAGTGGAAATCCAAAAAGATATATCCTTTGCCCTCGAAAAGATTGAATTACAAAAGGAACATCAACTTCTTTTTCATGTAATTGAACAAAGTAAAGAATGGGTTGTTATAACTGACCAAAATGGAACTATTTTATATGGTAGCCCCTTTGTTTCAGAAATTTCAGGCTATTCTCCCGATGAAATCCGCGGAAAAAATCCTCGTATTTTTAAATCAGGACTTCACAGTCAGGAATTTTATAAAAAATTATGGGATACTATTCTTTCTGGTAAGACCTTTTCAACTGTTATTATCAATCGAACTAAAGATGGGAGCCTTTTCAAACTTGAAGAGGCTATCCATCCCATTAAATTACCGGATGGAGAAATCAGATTCATTGCCATAGGCAAAGATGTAACAAAGGAAGAATATCTTATCAAAGAAATTGAATACTTCAAATTCTATGACCCATTAACAGGACTTTATAACTTTCCCACCTTTAGCTTTAAAGTAAATGAAAAAATAGCAGAGGATAAAAATCGTCTATCTGCTCTTCTTTTATTAGATATACAAAATCTCTCCTGGATCAATTATACCTATGGAGTTACTGGAGGGGATGAGGTTATAAAAGAAGTTGCAAAGCGTTTAAAAAGTATCTTATCAGAAAAAGATATTATAGGAAGAGCAGGAGGTGATGAATTTGCCCTATGGATTTTTGATCTTCCAAGAATAGAAATTATTAATAAAATAGTTGAAAAAATCAAATTTTCTTTTCAAAAACCAATAATTTTTGAAAATAATTTTATAAAACTTGAGTATAATCTTGGTCTTGTTCTTTATCCAAGAGATGGCTCATCTTTTGAAGAACTTTATGAAAAGGCAACCCTTACTTTAAATACAGCTAAAAAAGAAAATATAACCTTTAAGTTCTATAATTCTGAACTTGGTAAACAATTTGAAAAATTTATTAAGACTGAAGAAATTATTCAAAAAGCATTTAAAAAGAATCTTTTTATTTTTTACTATCAACCCTATATAGAACTTTCAAACTATAAAATTGCTGGAGTTGAGGCCTTAGTGCGCATTAAAGAAGATGAAAAGCTTTATCCTCCATCAGAATTTATTGATTACCTTGAAAATTCCCCTTATTTAAGGCTCTTTGAAGATTGGGTTCTTCAAAAAGCCTCTGAGCAAATTAAAAAATGGAATTTTAATTTTTCTATAAATATCTCTGCCAGAACCTTTTTTGAAGAAAACTTTATTTATCGCATAAAAAAATTACCCAAAGATAATTATCCTTATTTGTGTCTTGAAATTACAGAAAGAACGGTAATTAGAGATATAAATAAAGCTAAAGAAATATTAACAATTCTTAAAGATACAGAAAATTCTATAAAAATTGCTTTAGATGATTTTGGGACAGGTTATTCTTCTCTTATTCATCTAAAGGAACTTCCTGTTGATATTATAAAAATTGATCGTTCCTTTATTTCAGATATGATGTTTGATAAAAAAGTGATGTCTTTAGTAAAGGGACTTATTGATCTTGCCCATTCCTTTGGAATAAAGGTCTGTGCAGAAGGAGTTGAAACTAAAGAACAGCTTCAGGCCCTTGATATTATGGGATGTGATTACGCTATGGGTTTTTATATCAGTAAACCCCTTCCTGAGGAAGAGATAGAAAGGTTGCTTTTTTCTAAAGAGAGATTAAAATTATTGTAG
- a CDS encoding aminotransferase class I/II-fold pyridoxal phosphate-dependent enzyme gives MGFTVKIKPANRTWGVEYAIRDIVETSKEALKKGKDLIYLNIGDPVKYGFSTPRNLIEAAYKAMLKNQNSYSDSVGIPEALSAIEKYAEKKGIKPIDIFITQGASEAIEFAIASLVDPGENIILPCPCYPLYQAITSKLGIEPRFYYLDEENNWEPDLNSLEDSIDEKTRAIVIINPNNPTGAIYSKKILLELLEIARKYNLIILSDEIYDQFILDVGVEHISIASLAEDVPVVTFNGLSKCYFAPGWRVGWGIVSGPKEILEDYIEAIHKLARSRLCAPHPLQYAIPEALNNENGYIKKILPELKKRRDLIVDGLNNLSGIRCVRPQGAFYAFPRLELPEISDLDFTKQLIMEEGVVVVHGSGFGQKPGTKHFRIIFLPEEKVLKEALVRIERFIKRICPAG, from the coding sequence ATGGGGTTTACGGTTAAAATTAAGCCAGCCAATCGCACCTGGGGCGTGGAATATGCCATACGGGATATTGTAGAGACCTCTAAGGAAGCCTTAAAAAAAGGAAAAGACCTTATTTATCTCAATATCGGAGATCCTGTAAAATACGGTTTTTCTACCCCTCGCAATCTAATTGAAGCCGCCTACAAAGCTATGCTAAAAAATCAGAATTCTTATTCAGATTCTGTTGGAATCCCCGAGGCCCTCTCTGCTATTGAGAAATATGCAGAAAAAAAGGGTATTAAACCTATTGATATCTTCATTACTCAGGGGGCAAGTGAGGCCATAGAATTTGCCATTGCCTCTTTAGTTGATCCCGGAGAAAATATTATACTTCCCTGTCCCTGTTATCCTTTGTATCAGGCTATTACATCAAAACTGGGTATTGAACCAAGATTCTATTATCTTGACGAGGAAAACAATTGGGAACCAGATCTTAATTCCTTAGAAGACTCTATTGATGAAAAGACAAGAGCCATAGTTATTATAAATCCAAACAATCCAACTGGCGCTATTTATTCTAAAAAGATACTCCTTGAGCTCCTGGAAATTGCCAGAAAGTATAACCTCATTATCCTCTCTGATGAGATTTACGATCAATTTATCTTAGATGTAGGTGTTGAGCATATTTCCATTGCCTCTTTAGCTGAAGATGTCCCTGTGGTGACCTTTAATGGTCTTTCCAAGTGTTATTTTGCTCCGGGCTGGAGAGTTGGCTGGGGCATAGTATCTGGTCCAAAGGAAATTCTTGAAGATTACATTGAGGCTATTCACAAGCTTGCCAGATCAAGACTCTGTGCTCCTCATCCCTTACAGTATGCCATCCCTGAAGCATTAAATAATGAAAATGGTTATATAAAAAAAATACTTCCAGAACTCAAAAAAAGAAGAGATCTGATCGTTGATGGACTAAATAATTTATCTGGTATCCGATGTGTAAGACCTCAAGGAGCCTTTTACGCCTTTCCAAGGCTTGAATTACCAGAGATATCTGATCTTGACTTTACAAAACAACTTATTATGGAAGAAGGTGTAGTGGTTGTCCATGGAAGTGGTTTTGGTCAAAAGCCTGGAACGAAACACTTTCGTATCATCTTTTTACCTGAGGAAAAGGTTTTAAAAGAGGCCCTGGTTAGAATTGAACGCTTTATTAAAAGGATTTGTCCAGCAGGATGA
- the selA gene encoding L-seryl-tRNA(Sec) selenium transferase produces MRIPSVHELKERLAKLLPEVPFSFFTEPARMVAQTLREKKLKEGLKTISDKELDRLLLKAFEDYHRPHLRRVINATGIIIHTNLGRAPLPSAAIIHLLDIGPHYSNLEYNLEEGKRGSRYEHVEGILRELTNAEGALVVNNNASAVLISLNTLAQGKEVIVSRGELVEIGGSFRIPEVMRWAGCILKEVGTTNKTHLHDYENAINENTALLLKVHKSNYAIVGFTKEVSTEELVALGKKRGLPVMEDLGSGCFIDFSKYGLSKEPTVQEVVKAGVDVVTFSGDKLLGGPQAGIILGKKEFIERIRKNPLNRAIRIDKFTLAMLEYILKLYRDEAIAINNIPVLEMIFSKPDDIKKKAQRLKRNINALGLPLEDLKIVQTTAKTGGGALPLLDLPSYGVALKIKDLSPQGLHERLRKANPPIIAIAEEDYLVFDARCLFDQDLNIIPEILKQICNELGFTS; encoded by the coding sequence ATGAGAATCCCTTCTGTTCATGAATTAAAGGAAAGGTTGGCTAAGTTACTTCCTGAGGTCCCCTTTTCTTTTTTTACCGAACCAGCAAGAATGGTTGCGCAGACCCTCAGAGAAAAAAAACTTAAAGAGGGGCTTAAAACTATATCTGATAAAGAGCTTGACCGCCTTCTTTTGAAGGCCTTTGAGGATTATCATAGGCCTCATCTTAGGCGAGTGATCAATGCTACAGGAATTATAATTCACACTAATCTTGGAAGAGCACCTCTCCCCTCAGCTGCTATTATTCATTTATTAGATATAGGACCTCATTATTCAAATTTAGAATATAATCTTGAAGAGGGGAAAAGAGGGAGCCGTTACGAGCATGTGGAAGGTATCCTCAGAGAATTAACTAATGCAGAAGGGGCTTTGGTGGTAAACAATAATGCCAGTGCAGTGCTTATCTCTTTAAACACCTTAGCCCAGGGAAAAGAGGTCATTGTCTCCCGGGGTGAGCTTGTTGAAATTGGAGGTTCCTTTAGAATCCCTGAGGTTATGAGATGGGCTGGATGCATTTTGAAAGAGGTAGGAACCACTAACAAGACTCACCTGCACGATTATGAAAATGCTATCAATGAAAATACAGCCCTTCTTCTTAAAGTGCATAAAAGTAATTATGCTATAGTTGGTTTCACAAAAGAGGTAAGCACTGAAGAACTTGTTGCCCTGGGTAAGAAAAGAGGGCTACCTGTTATGGAGGACCTTGGAAGTGGATGCTTCATTGATTTTTCAAAATATGGTTTAAGCAAAGAGCCTACTGTGCAGGAAGTAGTAAAGGCTGGAGTTGATGTGGTGACCTTTTCAGGAGATAAACTTCTGGGTGGACCTCAAGCAGGTATTATCCTCGGAAAAAAGGAGTTTATCGAGAGGATCCGTAAAAACCCCTTAAACAGGGCTATACGCATTGATAAGTTTACCTTAGCGATGCTTGAGTATATCCTTAAGTTATACAGGGATGAGGCCATAGCTATTAACAATATACCTGTTCTTGAGATGATATTTTCTAAGCCCGATGATATTAAAAAGAAGGCTCAAAGGCTTAAGCGAAATATTAATGCCCTTGGGCTTCCTTTGGAGGATTTGAAAATTGTTCAAACTACTGCTAAAACTGGCGGAGGGGCTTTACCTCTCCTTGATTTACCCTCCTATGGAGTTGCCTTAAAAATAAAAGACCTTTCTCCTCAAGGTCTTCACGAACGATTGCGAAAGGCAAATCCTCCGATTATTGCTATTGCAGAAGAGGATTATTTAGTTTTTGATGCAAGATGCCTTTTTGATCAGGATTTAAATATAATCCCAGAAATTTTAAAACAGATCTGCAATGAGCTTGGTTTCACCTCTTAA